One Micromonospora sp. WMMD1120 genomic region harbors:
- the rpsD gene encoding 30S ribosomal protein S4 codes for MARYTGADCRRCRREKMKLFLKGSKCDGPKCPFESRPFPPGQHGRGRTKETEYLLQLREKQKARRVYGVLEKQFRGYYEEAVGKQAKTGEVLLQILESRLDNVVYRAGFAQSRDMARQLVKHGHFTVNGKKVDIPSYRVKEHDIIEVRGKSKELTPFIVAQAQAGSKTVPAWLEAIPSQMKVLVHSLPARQVIDTQVQEQLIVELYSK; via the coding sequence ATGGCTCGTTACACCGGTGCTGACTGCCGCCGTTGCCGGCGGGAGAAGATGAAGCTGTTCCTCAAGGGCAGCAAGTGCGATGGTCCGAAGTGCCCGTTCGAGTCCCGGCCGTTCCCGCCCGGGCAGCACGGCCGCGGCCGCACCAAGGAGACGGAGTACCTGCTCCAGCTCCGTGAGAAGCAGAAGGCCCGCCGCGTGTACGGCGTGCTGGAGAAGCAGTTCCGCGGTTACTACGAGGAAGCCGTCGGCAAGCAGGCCAAGACCGGTGAGGTCCTCCTGCAGATCCTCGAGTCGCGGCTGGACAACGTGGTCTACCGGGCCGGCTTCGCCCAGTCCCGGGACATGGCCCGCCAGCTGGTCAAGCACGGTCACTTCACGGTGAACGGCAAGAAGGTCGACATCCCGTCGTACCGCGTCAAGGAGCACGACATCATCGAGGTTCGGGGCAAGAGCAAGGAGCTCACCCCGTTCATCGTCGCGCAGGCCCAGGCCGGCTCGAAGACGGTTCCGGCGTGGCTCGAGGCCATCCCGAGCCAGATGAAGGTGCTCGTGCACTCCCTCCCGGCCCGGCAGGTCATCGACACGCAGGTCCAGGAGCAGCTGATCGTCGAGCTCTACTCCAAGTAG
- the rpsK gene encoding 30S ribosomal protein S11: MPPKARAGAAVKKVRRKERKNVAHGQAHIKSTFNNTIVSITDPTGAVISWASAGQVGFKGSRKSTPFAAQLAAEAAARRAMEHGMRKVDVFVKGPGSGRETAIRSLQAVGLEVGQISDVTPQPHNGCRPPKRRRV; the protein is encoded by the coding sequence ATGCCACCGAAGGCTCGTGCCGGAGCCGCTGTCAAGAAGGTCCGGCGCAAGGAACGCAAGAACGTCGCCCACGGGCAGGCGCATATCAAGAGCACGTTCAACAACACCATCGTGTCCATCACGGACCCGACCGGTGCGGTCATCTCCTGGGCCTCCGCCGGCCAGGTCGGCTTCAAGGGCTCCCGCAAGTCGACTCCGTTCGCCGCGCAGCTGGCCGCCGAGGCCGCCGCGCGTCGCGCCATGGAGCACGGCATGCGCAAGGTCGACGTGTTCGTCAAGGGTCCCGGCTCCGGCCGGGAGACCGCCATCCGTTCGCTGCAGGCCGTGGGCCTCGAGGTCGGGCAGATCTCCGACGTCACCCCGCAGCCGCACAACGGGTGCCGTCCGCCGAAGCGTCGCCGGGTCTGA
- the rpsM gene encoding 30S ribosomal protein S13, producing the protein MARLVGVDLPREKRLEIALTYIFGVGRTRALETLAATGISPDKRARDLTDEELVQLRDHIEGNYKVEGDLRREVAADIRRKVEIGCYAGIRHRRGLPVRGQRTKTNARTRKGPKRTVAGKKKPGKK; encoded by the coding sequence ATGGCACGTCTAGTCGGCGTTGATCTCCCCCGCGAGAAGCGGTTGGAGATCGCGCTCACCTACATCTTCGGGGTCGGTCGCACCCGCGCCCTGGAGACGCTCGCCGCCACCGGCATCTCGCCGGACAAGCGCGCTCGGGACCTCACGGACGAGGAGCTCGTGCAGCTCCGCGACCACATCGAGGGCAACTACAAGGTTGAAGGTGACCTGCGCCGCGAGGTCGCCGCTGACATCCGCCGCAAGGTCGAGATCGGCTGCTACGCCGGCATCCGGCACCGCCGGGGCCTGCCCGTGCGTGGCCAGCGGACCAAGACCAACGCCCGGACCCGCAAGGGCCCGAAGCGGACCGTCGCCGGCAAGAAGAAGCCCGGCAAGAAGTAG
- the rpmJ gene encoding 50S ribosomal protein L36: protein MKVKPSVKRICNKCRVIRRHGRVMVICSDPRHKQRQG from the coding sequence GTGAAGGTCAAGCCGAGCGTCAAGAGGATCTGCAACAAGTGCCGGGTTATCCGCCGGCACGGCCGGGTCATGGTCATCTGCAGCGACCCGCGCCACAAGCAGCGCCAGGGCTGA
- the infA gene encoding translation initiation factor IF-1, which yields MPKKDGAIEIEGRVIEPLPNAMFRVELANGHKVLAHISGKMRQHYIRILPEDRVVVELSPYDLTRGRIVYRYK from the coding sequence ATGCCGAAAAAAGACGGAGCCATTGAGATCGAGGGTCGGGTCATCGAGCCCCTGCCGAACGCCATGTTCCGGGTGGAGCTCGCGAACGGTCACAAGGTGTTGGCTCACATCAGCGGCAAGATGCGGCAGCACTACATCCGCATTCTTCCGGAGGACCGGGTCGTCGTCGAACTCTCGCCGTACGACCTGACCCGCGGGCGCATCGTCTACCGCTACAAGTAG
- the map gene encoding type I methionyl aminopeptidase, which yields MRRPQLDIQLKTPDQIEKMRAAGLVVAEALRRMREAVAPGVSTADLDAIAEATIREAGAVPSFKGYHGFPASICSSVNEQVVHAIPSPKQVLQDGDLISIDCGAVLDGWHGDSAITVGVGEVDPALLKMAAVAEDAMWAGIAAAARGAASGRGRLTDISHAVETAVRKGGRYGIVDGYGGHGIGTEMHQDPHVLNHGRPGKGPRLVPGMALAIEPMITMASPRTVELADGWTVVTRDGSMAAHVEHSMALLPDGVWVLTAFDGGRARLGDLVTARQPAVSTTA from the coding sequence ATGCGTCGTCCCCAGCTGGACATCCAGCTGAAGACCCCTGACCAGATCGAGAAGATGCGGGCCGCCGGCCTGGTGGTGGCCGAGGCGCTGCGCCGCATGCGGGAGGCTGTCGCTCCGGGCGTGAGCACCGCCGATCTGGACGCCATCGCCGAGGCGACCATCCGCGAGGCGGGGGCCGTTCCGTCGTTCAAGGGCTACCACGGTTTTCCGGCGTCCATCTGCTCCTCGGTCAACGAGCAGGTCGTGCACGCCATCCCGTCGCCCAAGCAGGTCCTTCAGGACGGCGACCTGATCTCGATCGACTGCGGCGCGGTGCTGGACGGGTGGCACGGCGACTCCGCGATCACCGTCGGGGTCGGCGAGGTCGACCCGGCGCTGCTGAAGATGGCCGCTGTCGCCGAGGACGCGATGTGGGCCGGGATCGCCGCCGCCGCGCGTGGCGCCGCCAGCGGCAGGGGCCGACTCACCGACATCTCACACGCTGTGGAGACCGCCGTGCGCAAGGGCGGGCGGTACGGCATCGTCGACGGGTACGGCGGGCACGGGATCGGCACCGAGATGCACCAGGACCCGCACGTGCTGAACCATGGTCGGCCGGGCAAGGGCCCCCGACTGGTTCCCGGCATGGCGCTGGCCATCGAGCCGATGATCACCATGGCGTCCCCGCGTACCGTCGAATTGGCCGACGGTTGGACGGTGGTGACCCGGGACGGCTCGATGGCGGCCCACGTCGAGCACTCGATGGCACTGTTGCCGGACGGGGTCTGGGTCCTCACCGCCTTCGACGGCGGCCGGGCCCGCCTGGGCGACCTGGTGACGGCCCGCCAGCCCGCCGTGTCGACGACCGCCTGA
- a CDS encoding adenylate kinase yields MRLVLVGPPGAGKGTQAEFIAAHLSVPKISTGDIFRSNVTQGTPLGVEAKRYMDAGELVPDEVTINMVRDRLAEADASEGFLLDGFPRTTPQAAALDKLLADLGTALDLVLELVVDDDEVIRRLSGRRTCRGCGKIWHVEFDATTRPGICDRCGAELFQRDDDKPETIATRLREYSAKTAPLVDYYGAQGKLVGIDATGPVEDVTTRAIDALRSYSG; encoded by the coding sequence ATGAGACTCGTTCTGGTTGGCCCGCCGGGCGCGGGCAAGGGCACACAGGCCGAGTTCATCGCCGCACACCTCTCGGTGCCGAAGATCTCGACCGGGGACATCTTCCGGTCGAACGTCACCCAGGGCACGCCGCTGGGCGTCGAGGCGAAGCGGTACATGGACGCGGGCGAGCTGGTCCCGGACGAGGTCACCATCAACATGGTCCGGGACCGGCTGGCCGAGGCCGACGCCAGCGAGGGCTTCCTGCTCGACGGCTTCCCGCGGACGACTCCGCAGGCCGCCGCGCTGGACAAGCTCCTCGCCGACCTGGGCACCGCCCTGGACCTCGTCCTGGAGTTGGTCGTCGACGACGACGAGGTGATCCGGCGGCTGTCCGGTCGGCGTACCTGCCGGGGCTGCGGCAAGATCTGGCACGTCGAGTTCGACGCGACGACCCGGCCGGGCATCTGCGACCGGTGCGGCGCCGAGCTGTTCCAGCGCGACGACGACAAGCCGGAGACCATCGCCACGCGGCTCCGGGAATACAGCGCGAAGACCGCGCCCCTGGTCGACTACTACGGCGCCCAGGGCAAGCTGGTCGGCATCGACGCGACCGGGCCGGTGGAGGACGTCACCACCCGGGCCATCGACGCCCTGCGGTCGTACAGCGGCTGA
- the secY gene encoding preprotein translocase subunit SecY translates to MLSAFLSAFRTPDLRKKLLFTVGIIAVYRLGATLPSPGVSYGNVQKCLDTIQGDTTSVVNLLNLFSGGALLQLSVFALGIMPYITASIILQLLTVVIPRLEQLRKEGQAGQAKITQYTRYLTLGLGVLQASAFVALARSGQLFQNRCDQFPIIPTGTGIPDWLTLTILVMTMTAGTGMVMWLGELITDRGVGNGMSVLIFTSIAARLPSEGWQIKTSKGWDMFALVIVLVLVVITAVTFIEQAQRRIPVQYAKRMIGRRMYGGTSTYIPLKVNQAGVIPVIFGSSLLYLPQLALQFFDQNDPGKTQAWIQNNLVNPSSPIYIAVYFLLIIFFTYFYVSITFNPTEVADNMKKYGGFVPGIRPGKPTADYLDFILSRITLPGALYLGIISILPNFFFIWLDNQQYQNFPFGGTAVLIMVGVGLETVKQIESQLMQRNYEGFLR, encoded by the coding sequence TTGCTGTCCGCCTTTCTCAGTGCGTTCCGTACGCCTGACCTGCGCAAGAAGCTGCTGTTCACAGTAGGCATCATCGCGGTCTACCGGCTGGGCGCCACGCTCCCCAGCCCGGGCGTCTCGTACGGCAACGTGCAGAAGTGCCTCGACACCATCCAGGGTGACACCACCTCGGTGGTGAACCTGCTCAACCTCTTCTCCGGCGGAGCGCTGCTCCAGCTCTCGGTGTTCGCGCTGGGCATCATGCCCTACATCACCGCGTCGATCATCCTGCAGCTGTTGACCGTCGTGATCCCCCGCCTCGAGCAGCTCCGCAAGGAGGGCCAGGCCGGCCAGGCGAAGATCACCCAGTACACCCGCTACCTGACCCTGGGTCTCGGTGTGCTCCAGGCGTCGGCGTTCGTGGCGCTGGCCCGCTCCGGTCAGCTGTTCCAGAACAGGTGCGACCAGTTCCCGATCATCCCGACCGGCACCGGCATCCCGGACTGGCTGACGCTGACCATCCTGGTGATGACGATGACCGCCGGCACCGGCATGGTCATGTGGCTCGGCGAGTTGATCACCGACCGCGGCGTCGGCAACGGCATGTCCGTCCTGATCTTCACCTCGATCGCGGCCCGGCTGCCCAGCGAGGGTTGGCAGATCAAGACCAGCAAGGGCTGGGACATGTTCGCCCTGGTCATCGTGCTGGTCCTGGTGGTCATCACCGCTGTCACCTTCATCGAGCAGGCGCAGCGCCGCATCCCGGTGCAGTACGCCAAGCGGATGATCGGCCGGCGGATGTACGGCGGCACCTCGACCTACATCCCGCTGAAGGTCAACCAGGCGGGTGTCATCCCGGTCATCTTCGGCTCGTCGCTGCTCTACCTGCCGCAACTGGCGTTGCAGTTCTTCGACCAGAACGACCCGGGCAAGACGCAGGCGTGGATCCAGAACAACCTGGTCAACCCGAGCAGCCCGATCTACATCGCGGTCTACTTCCTGCTGATCATCTTCTTCACGTACTTCTACGTCTCGATCACGTTCAACCCGACCGAGGTCGCGGACAACATGAAGAAGTACGGCGGCTTCGTGCCGGGCATCCGCCCGGGTAAGCCGACCGCCGACTACCTGGACTTCATCCTCAGCCGGATCACCCTGCCGGGCGCGCTCTACCTCGGCATCATCTCGATCCTGCCGAACTTCTTCTTCATCTGGCTGGACAACCAGCAGTACCAGAACTTCCCGTTCGGCGGCACCGCTGTGCTCATCATGGTCGGCGTCGGTCTGGAGACCGTGAAGCAGATCGAGAGCCAACTCATGCAGCGGAACTACGAAGGGTTCCTGCGGTAG
- the rplO gene encoding 50S ribosomal protein L15, translating to MTIKVHHLRPAPGAKTAKTRVGRGEGSKGKTAGRGTKGSKARKNISAAFEGGQMPIHMRLPKMKGFKNKFKVVFQVVNLDRLAELFPNGGQVGPLELVEAGAVRKGHPVKVLGTGDLGGVALQVSAHAFSASAKEKIAAAGGSVTEL from the coding sequence ATGACGATCAAGGTGCACCACCTGCGCCCGGCGCCCGGTGCCAAGACCGCGAAGACCCGCGTGGGTCGCGGTGAGGGTTCCAAGGGCAAGACCGCTGGTCGCGGTACCAAGGGCTCCAAGGCCCGCAAGAACATCTCGGCGGCGTTCGAGGGTGGGCAGATGCCCATCCACATGCGCCTGCCGAAGATGAAGGGCTTCAAGAACAAGTTCAAGGTCGTCTTCCAGGTGGTCAACCTGGACCGGCTCGCTGAGCTGTTCCCGAACGGTGGTCAGGTCGGTCCGCTGGAGCTGGTCGAGGCCGGCGCGGTCCGCAAGGGCCACCCGGTAAAGGTCCTCGGCACCGGGGACCTCGGGGGTGTGGCGCTCCAGGTGTCCGCGCACGCGTTCAGTGCGTCGGCCAAGGAGAAGATCGCCGCCGCCGGTGGCTCCGTCACCGAGCTGTAA
- the rpmD gene encoding 50S ribosomal protein L30 — translation MARLKVTQVRSGIGTKQNQRDSLRSLGLKRINDVVVKEDRPEIRGMIFTVNHLVKVEEVE, via the coding sequence ATGGCACGCCTGAAGGTCACCCAGGTCCGGTCCGGTATCGGGACCAAGCAGAACCAGCGTGACTCGCTGCGTTCGCTCGGTCTCAAGCGGATCAACGACGTGGTGGTCAAGGAGGACCGGCCCGAGATCCGCGGCATGATCTTCACTGTGAACCACCTCGTGAAGGTCGAGGAGGTCGAGTAA